The proteins below come from a single Kitasatospora sp. NBC_00315 genomic window:
- a CDS encoding PIG-L family deacetylase, translated as MRFKPIGRVVTVAALVAGATGAALSAGVALESEGDAPEQAVVSTSAAPGGDVRPAAPAASYLQIVAHQDDDLLFMNPDITHQGKAASVTVYLTAGEADGAGFRDRCAYAEGRKAGARAAHARLAGTADEWNRAPLTLDTGRTVEVDTLVGAPHVALVFLGLHESGDSAFNPKGRSGDLKNLAMDQNAPPNVSLGSLATDGRCDPAYAGQSYGRGELVGTLLDLMRRFRPTVVLTQDPKVGLIGADYHANTAERGDHADHIGAARLAGEALSAYHGPDGDGRVLSRSYRDYNIRSAPPSLDAAQTAAKRQVFLAYLGPGQSFDPSPRPDEVSFYGMFQSRQYPRWSNGTAWSALDRSGRLNAFAVVDGRAKTWREQAPGGRWSGPRDLGSGLLAPTLSVVKGADGLLHLVAVRLSDDQVVTADESAPGIWGPWSPIGAPGPGDPALIGTPVAVPRPGGLLVFVRNPAGGVSARGQGPDGAWAPSWTDLGGTAVQDGLAAAPVADGRVDLFAPAAGGVLHWSQAGPDAPFVQDQGLAGAVPAGPLTATRSADGRAQVFYVQGGTGQAVTQGRQADGSWSLVPVPLGGPALQEGLAVVDGGDGRLTVVARNAGGGVSTTSQSAPGGGFGAEWPDLGSTVIGTPTAAVDSAGRVVALALAPDAGLLVARQRAAGAGQAFGPWEPAGS; from the coding sequence ATGCGCTTCAAACCCATTGGCCGGGTCGTGACGGTGGCCGCCCTGGTGGCGGGAGCCACGGGAGCCGCGCTGAGCGCGGGAGTGGCGCTGGAGTCCGAGGGCGACGCGCCGGAGCAGGCCGTGGTCAGCACGAGCGCGGCCCCCGGCGGCGACGTCCGGCCGGCCGCCCCGGCCGCCTCGTACCTGCAGATCGTCGCGCACCAGGACGACGACCTGCTGTTCATGAACCCGGACATCACCCACCAGGGCAAGGCCGCCTCGGTCACCGTCTATCTGACGGCCGGCGAGGCCGACGGCGCCGGGTTCCGGGACCGCTGCGCGTACGCCGAGGGCCGCAAGGCCGGGGCCCGGGCCGCCCACGCCCGACTGGCGGGCACCGCCGACGAGTGGAACCGGGCGCCCCTCACCCTGGACACCGGCCGCACGGTCGAGGTCGACACCCTGGTCGGGGCGCCGCACGTGGCCCTGGTCTTCCTCGGGCTGCACGAGAGCGGGGATTCCGCCTTCAACCCGAAGGGCCGGTCCGGCGATCTGAAGAACCTGGCGATGGACCAGAACGCGCCCCCCAACGTCTCGCTCGGCAGCCTGGCCACCGACGGCCGGTGCGATCCGGCGTACGCCGGGCAGAGCTACGGCCGGGGGGAGCTGGTCGGCACGCTGCTCGACCTGATGCGGCGCTTCCGGCCGACGGTGGTGCTCACCCAGGACCCGAAGGTCGGCCTGATCGGCGCCGACTACCACGCGAACACCGCCGAACGGGGCGACCACGCCGACCACATAGGCGCCGCGCGGCTGGCCGGCGAGGCCCTGTCCGCGTACCACGGACCCGACGGCGACGGCCGGGTGCTGTCCCGCAGCTACCGCGACTACAACATACGCTCGGCCCCGCCCAGCCTGGACGCCGCACAGACGGCGGCCAAGCGGCAGGTCTTCCTGGCGTACCTCGGGCCCGGCCAGTCCTTCGACCCCTCGCCCCGGCCGGACGAGGTCTCGTTCTACGGGATGTTCCAGAGCCGGCAGTACCCGCGCTGGTCCAACGGCACCGCCTGGTCGGCCCTGGACCGCAGTGGACGTCTGAACGCCTTCGCGGTGGTCGACGGCCGGGCCAAGACGTGGCGCGAGCAGGCCCCGGGCGGCCGCTGGAGCGGCCCGCGGGATCTCGGCAGCGGGCTGCTCGCACCCACACTGAGCGTGGTCAAGGGCGCCGACGGCCTGCTGCACCTGGTCGCGGTCCGCCTGAGTGACGATCAGGTCGTCACGGCGGACGAGAGCGCCCCCGGCATCTGGGGCCCTTGGAGCCCGATCGGCGCCCCGGGGCCCGGTGACCCGGCGCTGATCGGCACCCCGGTCGCGGTTCCCCGGCCGGGCGGCCTGCTGGTGTTCGTCCGCAACCCGGCGGGCGGGGTGAGCGCGCGCGGCCAGGGGCCGGACGGCGCCTGGGCGCCGTCCTGGACGGACCTCGGCGGCACCGCCGTCCAGGACGGTCTGGCCGCCGCGCCGGTCGCCGACGGCCGGGTGGACCTCTTCGCGCCCGCCGCCGGGGGAGTCCTGCACTGGAGCCAGGCCGGGCCCGACGCCCCGTTCGTCCAGGACCAGGGCCTCGCCGGCGCCGTGCCCGCGGGGCCGCTGACGGCGACTCGCAGCGCGGACGGGCGGGCACAGGTGTTCTACGTTCAGGGCGGCACCGGGCAGGCCGTCACCCAGGGGCGGCAGGCCGACGGCAGCTGGAGCCTGGTCCCGGTTCCGCTGGGCGGTCCGGCCCTCCAGGAGGGCCTGGCGGTGGTCGACGGGGGAGACGGCCGACTGACCGTGGTCGCCCGCAACGCGGGCGGCGGCGTCAGCACCACCTCGCAGTCGGCGCCCGGCGGCGGCTTCGGCGCCGAGTGGCCGGATCTCGGGAGCACCGTGATCGGCACGCCGACGGCAGCCGTGGACTCGGCCGGCCGGGTGGTGGCGCTCGCGCTCGCACCGGACGCCGGCCTGCTGGTGGCCCGGCAGCGCGCGGCGGGGGCCGGGCAGGCGTTCGGGCCCTGGGAGCCGGCCGGTTCCTGA
- a CDS encoding MarR family winged helix-turn-helix transcriptional regulator yields the protein MTSPPETPVPQDATDPQDVPDVPDAQDVPDPQDAPDPLELAADLRTAVGHLVRTLRTDDALPQNQASVLGLLVREGPSTTSELAARQRVRHQSMARTVALLTDAGLVHQERHATDGRKLLVAATAAGTAALLAQRARREGRIAAAITERLSAEEQRQLRCGIELLRRLA from the coding sequence ATGACGTCACCACCGGAAACACCGGTCCCGCAGGACGCGACGGACCCGCAGGACGTGCCGGACGTGCCGGACGCGCAGGACGTGCCGGACCCGCAGGACGCGCCGGACCCGCTGGAGCTCGCCGCCGACCTGCGCACCGCCGTCGGCCACCTGGTCCGCACCCTGCGGACGGACGACGCCCTGCCGCAGAACCAGGCGAGTGTCCTGGGGCTGCTCGTCCGCGAGGGCCCGAGCACCACCAGCGAACTCGCCGCGCGGCAGCGGGTACGGCACCAGTCGATGGCCCGGACGGTGGCACTGCTCACCGACGCCGGGCTGGTGCACCAGGAGCGGCACGCCACCGACGGCCGGAAGCTGCTGGTCGCCGCGACCGCGGCCGGTACCGCCGCCCTGCTCGCCCAGCGCGCCCGCCGGGAGGGCCGGATCGCGGCGGCCATCACCGAACGCCTCTCCGCCGAGGAGCAGCGCCAACTTCGCTGCGGCATCGAACTGCTGCGCCGCCTCGCCTGA
- a CDS encoding MBL fold metallo-hydrolase yields the protein MKLTKLGHACVRLEQGDTTLVIDPGVFTESDALAGADAVLITHEHFDHFVEAQLRAALAADPALRVWANRSVAAQLDGVAQRVTVVGDGDAFEVGGVSVTVHGELHAVIHPDVPRVGNIGFAVDGRLFHPGDALTVPPHPVETLLVPAGAPWAKLSELLDYVRSAGPGQALGVHEALLSEIGQQFYGRMLGEGGPGTGAPFRQLAAGEQLDLG from the coding sequence ATGAAGCTGACCAAGTTGGGACATGCCTGCGTACGCCTGGAGCAGGGCGACACCACCCTCGTGATCGACCCGGGTGTCTTCACCGAGAGCGACGCGCTCGCCGGGGCCGACGCGGTGCTGATCACGCACGAGCACTTCGACCACTTCGTGGAGGCGCAACTGCGCGCCGCCCTGGCGGCGGACCCGGCACTGCGGGTCTGGGCCAACCGCTCGGTGGCCGCGCAACTGGACGGTGTGGCGCAACGGGTCACGGTGGTCGGTGACGGCGACGCCTTCGAGGTGGGCGGCGTCTCCGTCACCGTGCACGGGGAGCTGCACGCGGTGATCCACCCGGACGTCCCCCGGGTCGGGAACATCGGATTCGCCGTCGACGGCCGGCTCTTCCACCCCGGCGACGCGCTGACCGTGCCGCCGCACCCGGTCGAGACCCTGCTGGTGCCGGCCGGTGCCCCCTGGGCCAAGCTCTCCGAGCTGCTGGACTACGTCCGCTCGGCCGGGCCCGGCCAGGCCCTCGGCGTTCACGAGGCGCTGCTCAGCGAGATCGGGCAGCAGTTCTACGGGCGCATGCTGGGCGAGGGTGGTCCGGGGACGGGAGCGCCCTTCCGTCAGCTGGCCGCCGGCGAGCAGCTCGACCTGGGCTGA
- a CDS encoding MMPL family transporter has translation MTTDAPASDAPEVRGRLAALGRFCFRRRRWVLGLWAVVLVVGVLIGGRVFEGSVAGASGSSEADRGTSVVTAADPAKGSVTAVVDGVPVDDQPVRAAVTKAAAEIAALPGVVSVTDAYGPGGAALRSADGNASLVSVRMADAGDNAQLDTVVHHLSTIEADGAHVTVGGDLVLQQEVKKQTASDTRFGEIVTLPLTLIVMVLVFGGLAAASLPLIGAVASVGGALLAMFGFSKIMDIDTSVLPIATVLGLGLSIDYALLMVNRFREERGHGASVAAAVERTAATAGRTVAFSGLTVAVALSGLFVFTSPVLGAVAAAGVSVVVIAVAAALTLIPALLGFSGHRIKAPATPVPDEGFFSRTVRRVRRRAVPVALICTALLVAAGAPFAGAQMRNSGAAVLPASSAGRQVSETVDQRFPQVSAAPVTVVVKAGPTVAQAYADEVVAKLPGVSGVRAVTPVGDQVSTIDVLVAGDPQGGAAKQVVKELRADRAGLTTYVTGGAASVVDFQHELLTRGPWALGLVALGTLILLFLMTGSVVMPAKALLMNLLSLGASLGALTLVFQDGWFSGLLGFSPVGGLETFIPVLVFAFAFGLSMDYEVFLLARIKELRDRGHSCTRSVELGLQRSGKIITSAALLMVIVFAGFAAGDMLMVKQMGIALAVAVAVDATLVRCLLVPAAMTLFGEFNWWAPAPLRRLHRRFGLSEHVELPPITAPGAPVAAPGASIPTSGASVPAPDAPVATSGALLPAQRGRSTAVGGDLVGVAAEH, from the coding sequence GTGACCACCGACGCTCCTGCATCCGACGCCCCCGAGGTCCGCGGCCGGCTGGCCGCCCTGGGACGGTTCTGCTTCCGGCGGCGTCGCTGGGTGCTGGGCCTGTGGGCCGTGGTCCTGGTGGTCGGGGTGCTGATCGGCGGCCGGGTGTTCGAGGGGAGCGTCGCCGGCGCCTCCGGAAGCTCCGAGGCGGATCGCGGCACGTCCGTGGTCACGGCGGCCGATCCCGCGAAGGGATCGGTCACCGCCGTGGTCGACGGCGTCCCGGTGGACGACCAGCCGGTCCGCGCGGCCGTCACCAAGGCCGCCGCCGAGATCGCCGCCCTGCCGGGAGTGGTCTCCGTCACCGACGCCTACGGCCCGGGCGGCGCGGCCCTGCGCTCCGCGGACGGCAACGCGAGCCTGGTCAGCGTCCGGATGGCCGACGCCGGCGACAACGCCCAGCTGGACACCGTCGTCCACCACCTCTCCACGATCGAGGCGGACGGCGCCCACGTCACCGTCGGCGGGGACCTCGTGCTCCAACAGGAGGTCAAGAAGCAGACGGCGAGCGACACCCGCTTCGGCGAGATCGTCACCCTGCCGCTGACCCTGATCGTGATGGTGCTGGTCTTCGGCGGCCTGGCGGCCGCCAGCCTGCCGCTGATCGGCGCGGTCGCCTCGGTGGGCGGCGCGCTGCTGGCGATGTTCGGGTTCAGCAAGATCATGGACATCGACACCAGCGTGCTGCCGATCGCCACCGTGCTCGGCCTCGGCCTCTCCATCGACTACGCCCTGCTGATGGTCAACCGCTTCCGTGAGGAACGCGGGCACGGCGCGAGTGTCGCCGCCGCCGTGGAGCGCACCGCCGCCACCGCCGGACGTACCGTCGCCTTCTCCGGGCTGACCGTGGCCGTCGCGCTGTCCGGCCTGTTCGTCTTCACCAGCCCCGTCCTCGGCGCGGTGGCCGCGGCCGGCGTGAGCGTGGTGGTGATCGCGGTCGCGGCCGCGCTGACGCTGATCCCCGCGCTGCTCGGCTTCTCGGGCCACCGGATCAAGGCGCCCGCGACGCCCGTACCCGACGAGGGTTTCTTCAGCCGTACGGTCCGACGGGTGCGCCGCCGCGCGGTGCCGGTGGCGCTGATCTGCACCGCGCTGCTGGTCGCGGCCGGCGCGCCGTTCGCCGGCGCCCAGATGCGCAACTCCGGCGCGGCCGTCCTGCCCGCGTCCTCCGCCGGGCGACAGGTCTCGGAGACCGTCGACCAGCGCTTCCCGCAGGTCTCGGCGGCGCCCGTCACGGTCGTGGTCAAGGCCGGGCCGACGGTGGCCCAGGCGTACGCCGACGAGGTGGTGGCGAAGCTGCCGGGGGTCAGCGGGGTCCGGGCGGTGACGCCGGTCGGCGACCAGGTCTCCACCATCGACGTGCTGGTGGCGGGCGACCCGCAGGGCGGCGCGGCCAAGCAGGTGGTGAAGGAGCTGCGGGCCGACCGGGCCGGGCTGACCACGTACGTCACCGGCGGGGCCGCCTCGGTGGTGGACTTCCAGCACGAACTGCTGACCCGGGGCCCCTGGGCACTGGGCCTGGTGGCCCTCGGCACGCTGATCCTGCTCTTCCTGATGACCGGCTCGGTGGTGATGCCGGCCAAGGCGCTGCTGATGAACCTGCTGTCGCTGGGGGCCTCGCTCGGTGCGCTGACCCTGGTCTTCCAGGACGGCTGGTTCAGCGGCCTGCTCGGCTTCAGCCCGGTCGGCGGTCTGGAGACCTTCATCCCGGTCCTGGTCTTCGCCTTCGCCTTCGGACTCTCGATGGACTACGAGGTGTTCCTGCTCGCCCGGATCAAGGAGCTGCGCGACCGGGGCCACAGCTGCACCCGGTCCGTCGAGCTCGGCCTGCAGCGCAGCGGGAAGATCATCACCTCGGCTGCCCTGCTGATGGTCATCGTCTTCGCCGGCTTCGCGGCCGGGGACATGCTGATGGTGAAACAGATGGGCATCGCGCTGGCGGTCGCCGTCGCGGTGGACGCGACGCTGGTGCGGTGCCTGCTGGTGCCCGCCGCGATGACCCTGTTCGGCGAGTTCAACTGGTGGGCGCCCGCGCCGCTGCGCAGGCTGCACCGGCGCTTCGGACTCAGCGAGCACGTCGAACTGCCGCCGATCACGGCTCCCGGCGCTCCCGTCGCGGCTCCCGGCGCTTCCATCCCGACTTCCGGCGCTTCCGTCCCGGCTCCCGACGCTCCCGTCGCGACTTCCGGCGCTCTCCTCCCCGCGCAGCGCGGCCGGAGCACCGCCGTCGGTGGCGACCTGGTGGGAGTCGCGGCCGAGCACTGA
- a CDS encoding VOC family protein: MAHIGLTTLLVRDYDEAIAFYVDAVGFELREDSPRGDGARWVVVAPRGSRETGLLLARPSGPEQVARIGDQTGGRVGLFLTSDDFAADHRRMTAAGVAFLEEPRHEAYGSVAVFEDLYGNRWDLIQPR; the protein is encoded by the coding sequence ATGGCTCACATCGGACTGACCACCCTGCTCGTACGCGACTACGACGAGGCAATCGCCTTCTACGTCGACGCGGTCGGCTTCGAACTGCGGGAGGACTCCCCACGCGGCGACGGCGCCCGCTGGGTGGTGGTCGCCCCGCGCGGCTCACGGGAGACCGGGCTGCTGCTGGCCCGCCCGTCCGGGCCGGAGCAGGTGGCACGGATCGGCGACCAGACCGGCGGACGCGTCGGCCTCTTCCTCACCTCGGACGACTTCGCGGCCGACCATCGGCGGATGACCGCCGCCGGGGTCGCCTTCCTGGAGGAGCCCCGGCACGAGGCGTACGGCTCGGTGGCGGTCTTCGAGGACCTGTACGGCAACCGCTGGGACCTCATCCAGCCGCGCTGA
- the coaE gene encoding dephospho-CoA kinase — MVKIGLTGGIGAGKSAVSGLFASYGAVVVDSDLIAREVVAPGTEGLAAVVAEFGPEVLVADGSLDRPALGALVFGDPGRLRALNAIVHPLVRARSAELESAAEPGTVVVHDVPLLAENGLAPLYDLVVVVDASDETRLDRLVRLRGMAEAEARARMAAQATREARLAVADIVIDNSGPLDALAPQVRRVWDGLADR, encoded by the coding sequence ATGGTGAAGATCGGACTGACGGGCGGGATCGGCGCGGGCAAGAGCGCGGTGTCGGGGCTGTTCGCCTCGTACGGGGCGGTGGTGGTGGACTCCGACCTGATCGCTCGTGAGGTGGTCGCGCCGGGCACCGAGGGGCTGGCCGCCGTGGTGGCCGAGTTCGGCCCGGAGGTGCTGGTGGCCGACGGCTCGCTGGACCGCCCGGCGCTCGGCGCGCTGGTGTTCGGCGATCCCGGGCGCCTGCGGGCGCTCAACGCGATCGTCCATCCGCTGGTCCGGGCCCGCTCCGCCGAACTGGAGTCGGCGGCCGAGCCCGGAACGGTCGTCGTGCACGACGTCCCGCTGCTCGCCGAGAACGGTCTCGCTCCGCTGTACGACCTGGTCGTGGTGGTGGACGCGTCCGACGAGACGCGCCTCGACCGGCTGGTCCGGCTGCGCGGCATGGCCGAGGCCGAGGCCCGGGCCCGGATGGCCGCACAGGCCACCCGGGAGGCCAGGCTCGCCGTCGCCGACATCGTGATCGACAACAGCGGGCCCCTCGACGCTCTGGCCCCGCAGGTCCGCCGGGTCTGGGACGGCCTGGCCGACCGCTAG